A window from Carassius auratus strain Wakin chromosome 48, ASM336829v1, whole genome shotgun sequence encodes these proteins:
- the LOC113065541 gene encoding phosphatidylinositol 4,5-bisphosphate 3-kinase catalytic subunit delta isoform-like: MQDVWEREGRQQVNMEFLLPTGIYLNFPVACNETISTIKKMVWKNARNEPLFSALSDPDAYVFTCINMTAEREELEDEQRRMSDVRLFLPILRLVAREGDRVEKLINTQISLLIGKGHHEFESQKNHEVNEFRMKMRTFCEERAQVRQMLPWNQWMEYNFPCDLEPCSVVAQSGKSCSVKKIFVNVKFEGSEETFVLQQDPHDLPVLLKQNALRKKSTVFRSTKQEKPEDYSLQINGRWEFIYGKYPLCQFKYIFTCLHGGITPHLTMVHHSVIIKYQEEQGGLSNQVSRSRAQSKPPPLPLKRQNTSSLWSIHEPFYIYLLQGSRVNADEGMKLVVQAGLFHGSELLCKVVISNEVSVCSDPVWDQKLVFDISVSDLPRMSRLCFALYGVIEKTKKRPTKKKNKRADCPLAWVNTMVFDYKDQLKTGEFSLSTWPSVPDDKGDLLNPMGTVEKNPNIDSTAGLLIRFPNIRPHPLYYPPIEKLNDLGMNGEKASKEEHLKLKEIVDNKNYTEFFEDEKELLWKLREEVRQRYPESLPKLLLITKWNKHEDVAQMVGLLRKWPELPAIHALELLDYSFPDPHARSFTIRCLRKLSDDELFQYLLQLVQVLKYESYLDCDLTCFLLERALANKKIGHFLFWHLRSEMHVSSVSLRFGLILEAYCRGSIFHIKSLMKQNEALNKMKALNDFVKSGSQKATRIQTTEDMKVCIKQDTYMEALSDVVSPLNPSIVLCELCADKCKFMDSKMKPLWLMYKNKYDNVGIIFKNGDDLRQDMLTLQMIQLMDVLWKTEGLDLRMLPYGCLSTGNKTGLIEVVKNSDTIANIQRNNSNSAATAAFNKDALLNWLKSKNPGDKLDQAIEEFTLSCAGYCVATYVLGIGDRHSDNIMIRETGQLFHIDFGHFLGNFKSKFGINRERVPFILTYDFVHVIQEGRTNNSEKFERFRQCCEQAYKILCRNGILFVNLFALMKAAGLPELSSSKDIQYLKDSLALGKSEEEALKNFKVKFNEALRESWKTKVNWMMHTFAKDNR, translated from the exons ATGCAGGATGTGTGGGAGAGGGAGGGTCGGCAACAGGTCAACATGGAGTTCCTCCTCCCCACGGGGATCTACCTCAACTTTCCCGTAGCATGCAATGAAACCATTAGTACCATCAAGAAG ATGGTGTGGAAGAATGCCAGGAACGAGCCTCTGTTCAGTGCCCTGAGTGACCCGGATGCCTACGTCTTCACCTGCATCAACATGACCGCGGAGCGGGAGGAGCTGGAAGATGAGCAGCGGCGCATGAGTGACGTTCGGCTGTTCTTGCCAATTCTCCGGCTGGTGGCCCGGGAAGGAGACCGAGTCGAAAAGCTCATCAACACCCAGATCAGTCTTCTAATAGGAAAAG GTCACCATGAATTTGAATCCCAAAAAAACCATGAGGTGAATGAATTCCGAATGAAAATGCGGACATTTTGTGAAGAGCGTGCTCAGGTGCGGCAGATGTTACCATGGAATCAATGGATGGAGTACAACTTCCCATGTGACTTGGAGCCGTGCTCTGTAGTGGCGCAATCGGGGAAATCATGCAGTGTCAAAAAGATTTTTGTCAATGTGAAGTTCGAGGGCAGTGAG GAGACTTTCGTTCTCCAGCAAGATCCGCACGACCTGCCGGTTCTTCTGAAACAGAACGCCTTGAGAAAGAAGTCCACCGTGTTCCGATCGACAAAGCAGGAGAAGCCAGAGGACTACAGCCTTCAGATTAACGGGAGATGGGAGTTTATTTATGGAAAATATCCACTCTGCCAGTTTAAA TATATTTTTACATGTTTGCATGGAGGTATCACCCCACACCTGACCATGGTGCATCATTCAGTCATCATCAAGTACCAGGAGGAACAAGGTGGCCTCAGTAACCAGGTGTCCAGGAGTCGTGCTCAGTCCAAACCACCCCCGCTGCCTCTGAAAAGG CAAAACACGTCTTCGCTGTGGTCTATCCATGAGCCTTTCTATATATACCTTCTACAGGGCAGCCGAGTAAACGCGGATGAAGGCATGAAG ctGGTGGTTCAGGCTGGCCTCTTCCATGGCAGTGAGCTCCTGTGCAAAGTGGTCATCAGTAATGAGGTCAGTGTTTGCTCTGACCCCGTATGGGACCAGAAACTAGTGTTCGACATCAGCGTGAGTGACCTGCCTCGTATGAGCCGCCTCTGCTTTGCCCTCTACGGCGTCATTGAGAAGACCAAGAAGCGCCCAaccaagaagaaaaacaaaagagcG GACTGCCCTCTAGCCTGGGTTAACACGATGGTGTTTGACTACAAGGACCAGCTAAAAACTGGAGAATTTTCCCTGTCCACATGGCCATCAGTCCCAG ATGATAAAGGAGATTTGTTGAATCCTATGGGCACTGTGGAGAAAAATCCAAACATTGACAGCACGGCCGGTCTTCTGATTCGCTTCCCCAACATCAGACCACACCCCCTGTATTATCCTCCAATTGAAAAG CTAAATGATCTGGGAATGAATGGTGAAAAAGCTTCAAAAGAAGAG CACCTGAAACTGAAAGAGATTGTGGACAATAAAAATTACACCGAGTTCTTTGAGGATGAGAAGGAGCTTCTGTGGAAATTACGTGAGGAGGTGAGGCAGCGATACCCGGAGAGCCTCCCCAAACTCCTCCTCATCACTAAGTGGAACAAACACGAGGACGTGGCTCAG atggttGGTTTGTTACGAAAATGGCCAGAATTGCCTGCTATACATGCTCTAGAACTTCTGGACTACAGTTTCCCGGACCCTCATGCCCGCTCCTTCACCATCCGCTGCCTCAGGAAGTTGAG tgATGATGAACTCTTTCAGTACCTCTTGCAACTAGTGCAGGTTCTGAAGTATGAATCCTACCTGGATTGTGACTTGACCTGTTTCCTGCTTGAGAGAGCCCTGGCCAACAAAAAAATAGGTCACTTCTTGTTTTGGCACCTCAG GTCAGAAATGCATGTGTCCTCAGTCAGCTTGAGATTTGGACTTATTCTGGAGGCGTACTGTCGTGGGAGCATCTTTCACATCAAGAGCTTGATGAAGCAG AATGAGGCTCTGAATAAAATGAAAGCTCTCAATGACTTTGTGAAATCTGGCAGTCAGAAAGCAACCAGGATACAGACTACAGAGGACATGAAAGTGTGCATCAAACAGGACACTTACATGGAAGCGCTTTCGGATGTCGTTTCTCCTCTCAACCCAAGCATCGTGCTGTGTGAACTATG tGCAGACAAGTGTAAGTTCATGGACTCAAAGATGAAACCGCTGTGGCTGATGTACAAGAACAAATATGATAATGTGGGCATTATCTTCAAGAATGGAGACG atttgaggCAGGATATGCTAACCCTTCAAATGATTCAGCTAATGGATGTTTTATGGAAAACAGAAGGTCTTGACCTCAG AATGCTGCCCTACGGATGCCTGTCAACCGGAAATAAAACGGGTCTTATCGAGGTGGTGAAAAACTCAGACACTATCGCCAACATCCAGAGAAATAACAGCAACAGTGCAGCCACTGCTGCCTTCAACAAGGACGCTCTTCTCAACTGGCTTAAATCCAAAAACCCAGG ggaTAAACTGGATCAAGCAATTGAGGAATTCACCCTCTCCTGTGCAGGCTACTGTGTAGCCACATATGTTCTGGGAATAGGGGACCGTCACAGTGACAATATAATGATCAGGGAAACGGGTCAG TTATTCCATATAGATTTCGGGCACTTTTTGGGGAACTTCAAGAGCAAATTTGGGATCAACAGAGAACGTGTGCCTTTCATTCTGACGTACGACTTTGTCCATGTGATTCAGGAGGGACGGACCAACAACAGCGAGAAATTTGAACG GTTTCGTCAGTGCTGCGAACAAGCCTACAAAATCCTCTGCAGGAATGGGATTCTTTTTGTGAATCTTTTTGCCTTGATGAAAGCTGCAGGCCTCCCTGAGCTCAGTTCTTCCAAAGACATACAATATCTCAAG GACTCTTTGGCACTGGGGAAATCTGAAGAGGAAGCACTGAAGAACTTTAAAGTCAAATTTAATGAAGCTCTAAGAGAGAGCTGGAAGACCAAGGTGAACTGGATGATGCACACTTTTGCCAAAGATAACAGATAA